Proteins from one Nitrososphaerales archaeon genomic window:
- the cofD gene encoding 2-phospho-L-lactate transferase, translating into MAGRDCELTVIANVGDNVWMHGLYVCPDVDIAMYTLAGVADSKRGWGVEGDTHFVLGQLKRLRQETWFKLGDRDIVTSILRTSRMRSGLSLTAATLELCRLFGVEQRILPITDDPLMTYVSTPGGEFHFQEFWVKERGRPAVRGVRYKGASKAAPTAPVARALESADRIVLCPANPVTSIGPILAVKGVRRALARSRGKKVALSPMVGSGPVSGPAGKLLRGCGLRSDSLGIAGLYRSFLDSIVIDKHDERLRRGIERLGLECVVSDTVMHDRRDERRLAEELMAA; encoded by the coding sequence ATTGCTGGCCGCGACTGCGAGCTCACTGTAATAGCAAATGTCGGAGACAACGTCTGGATGCACGGTCTCTATGTCTGCCCCGACGTAGACATCGCGATGTATACCCTTGCGGGCGTGGCGGACAGCAAGAGGGGGTGGGGGGTGGAAGGCGACACCCACTTTGTCCTGGGCCAGTTGAAGAGACTTCGCCAGGAGACTTGGTTCAAGCTTGGGGACAGGGACATCGTTACATCCATTTTGAGGACGAGTCGCATGAGGTCTGGCCTGTCTCTCACAGCAGCCACCCTCGAGCTGTGCAGGCTCTTCGGGGTCGAACAGAGAATCCTCCCTATCACGGACGACCCTCTCATGACGTATGTTTCCACTCCCGGTGGGGAGTTTCACTTCCAAGAGTTCTGGGTGAAGGAAAGGGGTCGGCCGGCTGTGAGAGGTGTGAGATACAAGGGAGCGTCCAAAGCGGCTCCCACTGCGCCTGTGGCGAGGGCCCTAGAGTCTGCCGATAGGATCGTCTTGTGTCCTGCCAACCCGGTGACGAGCATCGGGCCGATCCTTGCTGTGAAGGGGGTTCGACGAGCCCTCGCTCGGAGCAGGGGAAAGAAGGTCGCGCTCTCGCCCATGGTCGGCAGCGGGCCGGTCAGCGGTCCAGCGGGAAAGCTACTCAGGGGCTGCGGGTTAAGGTCAGACTCGCTCGGCATAGCTGGGCTCTACAGGAGCTTCCTTGACTCGATCGTCATCGACAAACACGACGAGCGGCTGCGACGAGGCATAGAGCGACTCGGGTTGGAATGCGTCGTCTCAGACACGGTGATGCACGACAGGCGGGACGAGCGGAGGCTTGCAGAGGAGCTGATGGCCGCGTGA
- the cofC gene encoding 2-phospho-L-lactate guanylyltransferase has protein sequence MKRLAVVVPFKGKDHKSRLSPHLDESERAKLAHLMLADVLKAVRGAGLGKRCFVISSDAAALREAAKKGAFGIREKADAGVNSAVRTALRTLGRFDSFMILPSDLALLSPSDLSRVMSLARQVSVVVSPSESFNGTNLMIFSRSKRPRLSYDDNSFWAHLASSASKRLTVGVYTGRGVTFDLDSISDGRQLLRLGRDTAAARFLREVLPA, from the coding sequence GTGAAGAGGCTCGCAGTCGTGGTCCCTTTCAAAGGCAAGGACCACAAGTCGAGGCTCTCCCCGCACCTTGACGAGAGCGAGCGGGCGAAGCTCGCTCACTTGATGTTGGCAGACGTTCTGAAGGCTGTCCGTGGGGCGGGGCTCGGCAAGCGTTGCTTCGTCATCTCGTCAGACGCCGCTGCGCTGAGAGAAGCAGCGAAGAAAGGCGCTTTCGGAATCAGAGAGAAGGCAGACGCGGGGGTGAACAGCGCGGTCCGCACTGCGCTGAGAACGCTCGGGAGGTTCGACTCGTTCATGATCTTGCCATCAGACCTGGCCCTTCTCTCCCCATCCGACCTCTCACGGGTCATGTCGTTGGCTCGGCAGGTCTCGGTCGTCGTCTCCCCTTCGGAGTCATTCAACGGGACCAATCTGATGATCTTCAGCAGGAGCAAAAGGCCGCGGCTGAGCTATGACGACAATAGCTTCTGGGCCCACCTGGCCAGCTCGGCCTCGAAGCGTCTCACGGTAGGCGTCTACACTGGAAGGGGAGTCACCTTCGACCTTGACTCGATTTCCGACGGAAGGCAGTTGCTGAGGCTCGGGAGGGATACCGCGGCCGCGAGGTTTCTGAGGGAGGTGCTGCCGGCCTGA
- a CDS encoding amidohydrolase, translated as MKIDAGGATLLPGLADSHCHPFEVGWLKRSVDLRGTANITAVRLRLATKVRRAQPREWVVGMGWDQEAFPAKLFPSRSDIDDMTLENPVILSRVCGHVGLVNSRAIEALGLETQRGEEYERGPDGKLTGIIKEGALVDAYARLPDKTVAACMNDLLSAEVEAVRSGLCTLHCIVSPDGYREELEALAGLKVDDKLSLRYRVYMPPEAIPYVEEKKVKRVLNDDRARINGVKLYADGSLGARTAALREPYTDDPGNTGLLRYADEELAALVEKADSMGYQVIVHAIGDRAVEQAIGALSVVAGARNLRRHRIEHGSLLPKDLRAEMVKHSIRIAVQPSFISSDKWALARLGEERVNDLYPLKSIMAEGIAASGGSDAPIENINPMIGVWAAMVRAGHAFVERLEGREGLELYTSGSAANGMDDGTDGTIEEGKLANLTLLDSDVSEMHPAMLRKVGVTATIVAGTSVYSSSGEAP; from the coding sequence GTGAAAATTGATGCAGGCGGAGCCACCCTGCTCCCAGGGCTGGCGGACAGCCACTGCCACCCGTTCGAGGTGGGATGGCTCAAGAGGAGCGTGGACCTCAGGGGAACCGCAAACATCACTGCAGTGAGGCTCAGACTGGCAACTAAGGTCCGCAGGGCTCAACCCCGCGAATGGGTTGTTGGGATGGGGTGGGACCAGGAGGCGTTCCCAGCCAAGCTCTTCCCGAGTAGGTCGGACATAGACGACATGACTCTGGAGAACCCTGTAATCCTGAGCAGGGTCTGTGGTCACGTTGGACTGGTGAACAGTAGGGCGATAGAGGCGCTGGGGCTCGAAACACAACGGGGCGAAGAATACGAACGTGGGCCTGACGGGAAGCTAACTGGCATAATCAAAGAAGGAGCGCTTGTCGACGCCTATGCGAGGCTGCCAGACAAGACGGTGGCCGCGTGTATGAACGACCTGCTTTCAGCCGAAGTCGAGGCTGTGAGGAGCGGCCTCTGCACACTTCACTGCATTGTGTCACCCGATGGGTACAGGGAGGAACTTGAGGCTCTCGCGGGGTTGAAAGTCGATGACAAGCTGTCGCTCAGGTACAGGGTGTACATGCCTCCTGAAGCCATCCCATACGTCGAGGAGAAGAAGGTCAAGCGGGTGCTGAACGACGACAGGGCCAGGATCAACGGCGTCAAGTTGTACGCTGACGGGTCGCTGGGGGCCAGGACGGCAGCCTTGAGGGAGCCGTACACCGACGACCCTGGGAACACTGGACTGTTGCGGTACGCGGACGAGGAGCTCGCCGCGCTCGTCGAGAAGGCGGACTCGATGGGCTATCAGGTAATAGTGCATGCCATAGGCGACAGGGCAGTCGAACAGGCGATTGGTGCGCTTTCTGTTGTGGCAGGGGCGCGAAACCTGCGCAGGCACAGGATAGAGCACGGCAGCCTTCTACCCAAGGACCTCAGGGCTGAGATGGTGAAGCACTCCATCCGCATCGCCGTCCAGCCGAGCTTCATATCATCCGACAAGTGGGCCCTCGCACGGCTTGGGGAAGAGCGGGTGAACGACCTCTACCCACTGAAGTCAATCATGGCAGAAGGAATCGCCGCGTCGGGAGGTTCGGATGCTCCCATCGAGAACATCAACCCCATGATTGGGGTCTGGGCTGCGATGGTCAGGGCGGGCCACGCTTTCGTCGAGAGGCTCGAAGGAAGAGAGGGATTGGAACTGTACACGTCGGGCTCTGCGGCGAATGGCATGGACGATGGGACTGATGGTACAATAGAAGAGGGAAAGCTGGCCAACCTCACACTTCTCGACTCGGACGTGTCGGAGATGCATCCTGCCATGCTTAGGAAGGTGGGGGTCACTGCAACAATTGTCGCTGGTACTTCCGTCTACTCCAGCTCCGGCGAAGCGCCCTAG
- a CDS encoding AAA-associated domain-containing protein: MSRTEPSAPSLPLVMPGSVRAGQVISLVEITGGLGSKVDAPQLADEFGADIAVLLPILDCAEMLGLTRSEKGDIFLTDLGLKFQKTTKNKVRMLKDKLMQIEPFWTALELASRKRSVTSAEVAESLARRGVKWHYRPELNERIVNDLLIHWAIYADLLSYNGKTGKFQKV; this comes from the coding sequence ATGAGTCGAACCGAACCCTCCGCCCCTTCGCTCCCGCTGGTCATGCCAGGAAGCGTCAGGGCCGGTCAGGTCATCAGCCTGGTCGAGATAACGGGAGGGCTGGGCTCCAAGGTCGACGCCCCCCAGCTCGCCGACGAATTTGGCGCAGACATCGCGGTCCTGCTTCCGATACTCGACTGCGCGGAGATGCTGGGATTGACGCGGAGCGAGAAGGGGGACATCTTCCTGACCGACCTGGGGCTGAAATTCCAGAAGACGACCAAGAACAAGGTCAGGATGCTCAAGGACAAGCTGATGCAGATTGAGCCTTTCTGGACGGCGCTGGAGCTCGCTTCGAGGAAGAGGTCAGTAACCTCAGCAGAAGTGGCGGAGAGCCTCGCCCGGCGCGGGGTCAAGTGGCACTACAGGCCGGAGCTGAACGAGCGAATCGTGAACGATCTGTTGATCCACTGGGCCATCTACGCTGACCTCCTGAGCTACAACGGCAAGACGGGGAAGTTCCAGAAGGTCTAG
- a CDS encoding ABC transporter ATP-binding protein — MSAEVTQIAAGTTIVSVEHVSLDYHKEGEPLPVLVDVSLTAGKDELVAITGPSGCGKSTLIRIIGGLNKATSGTVKVMDSVVTAPRSDISLVFQNFVLLPWRTALENVLFGLSSRHDLTNEQKKQKAETALEEAGLMGFENVYPGELSGGMKQRVGVARALATDPHVLLMDEPFSSLDDLTAERLRKETHSLLINPTAPVQTVIMVSHNVEEIIELADKVVVLSSRPAHVVGELTIDLPRPRDKKSTEFFDWVDKVYALLS, encoded by the coding sequence TCACCCAGATTGCTGCGGGGACGACCATCGTCTCTGTCGAGCATGTCAGCCTTGATTACCATAAGGAAGGGGAGCCACTGCCGGTCTTGGTCGACGTCTCTTTGACGGCAGGCAAGGACGAGCTGGTCGCAATAACCGGGCCGTCTGGATGCGGAAAGTCGACTCTTATCAGAATCATCGGCGGGCTCAACAAGGCGACTTCGGGAACCGTCAAGGTCATGGACTCTGTCGTAACAGCCCCGCGGAGTGACATCTCCCTTGTCTTCCAGAACTTCGTTCTTCTCCCCTGGCGGACAGCACTGGAAAACGTCCTCTTCGGCCTCAGTTCCCGTCATGACCTGACAAACGAGCAGAAGAAGCAGAAGGCTGAGACGGCGCTGGAAGAGGCCGGATTAATGGGCTTCGAGAACGTCTATCCCGGCGAGCTTTCTGGAGGGATGAAGCAGCGCGTAGGCGTGGCCAGGGCGCTTGCGACCGATCCACACGTTCTGCTGATGGACGAGCCGTTCAGCTCCTTGGACGACCTCACAGCGGAGAGGTTGAGAAAGGAAACCCATTCGTTGCTGATTAACCCGACGGCTCCGGTCCAGACGGTGATCATGGTGAGTCACAACGTAGAGGAGATAATCGAACTTGCGGACAAGGTGGTCGTCCTCTCTTCGAGGCCAGCGCACGTAGTGGGAGAGCTCACGATTGACCTTCCAAGACCGCGGGACAAGAAATCGACCGAGTTCTTCGATTGGGTGGACAAGGTGTACGCGCTTCTATCATGA